In Nomascus leucogenys isolate Asia chromosome 6, Asia_NLE_v1, whole genome shotgun sequence, one DNA window encodes the following:
- the CTXN2 gene encoding cortexin-2 translates to MSSTYCGNSSAKMSVNEVSAFSLTLEQKTGFAFVGILCIFLGLLIIRCFKILLDPYSSMPSSTWEDEVEEFDKGTFEYALA, encoded by the coding sequence ATGAGTAGTACCTACTGTGGCAACTCTTCAGCTAAGATGAGTGTCAACGAAGTATCAGCTTTCTCATTGACTCTGGAGCAAAAAACTGGCTTTGCTTTTGTTGGGATTTTGTGTATCTTCTTGGGACTTCTTATTATCCGATGCTTCAAAATCCTGCTAGACCCGTATAGTAGCATGCCCTCCTCTACATGGGAAGATGAAGTTGAAGAGTTTGATAAAGGGACATTTGAATATGCACTCGCGTGA